The following proteins are co-located in the Vallicoccus soli genome:
- the rsmI gene encoding 16S rRNA (cytidine(1402)-2'-O)-methyltransferase — protein sequence MSGAAGGVLVLAGTPLGDPDDASPRLRRELERADVVAAEDTRRLRRLCAALGVEPRGRVVSYFEQNEAARTASLVEALRAGERVLLVTDAGMPSVSDPGYRLVAAAVEAGVPVTSAPGPSAVLTALAVSGLPVDRFCFEGFLPRKGGERARRLAELAAEPRTLVLFEAPHRTQAALEALAGAFGADRRAAVCRELTKTYEEVVRGPLGELAAWAAQGVRGEVTLVVEGAPPAPPESDPGELARRVAVREGAGERRKEAIAAVAAEAGVPKRAVFDAVVAAKAADGARAGAP from the coding sequence GTGAGCGGAGCGGCCGGCGGCGTCCTCGTCCTCGCGGGGACCCCCCTCGGCGACCCCGACGACGCGTCCCCGCGGCTGCGGCGCGAGCTCGAGCGCGCCGACGTCGTGGCCGCGGAGGACACCCGCCGGCTGCGCCGGCTGTGCGCGGCGCTCGGGGTGGAGCCGCGCGGGCGGGTCGTCTCCTACTTCGAGCAGAACGAGGCCGCGCGCACCGCCTCGCTCGTCGAGGCGCTGCGGGCCGGGGAGCGGGTCCTGCTCGTCACCGACGCCGGCATGCCCAGCGTGTCCGACCCCGGCTACCGGCTGGTCGCCGCGGCGGTCGAGGCGGGGGTGCCGGTGACGTCCGCGCCGGGACCGTCGGCGGTGCTCACGGCGCTCGCCGTGAGCGGGCTGCCCGTCGACCGGTTCTGCTTCGAGGGCTTCCTGCCGCGCAAGGGCGGCGAGCGCGCCCGGCGCCTCGCCGAGCTCGCCGCCGAGCCGCGCACGCTCGTGCTCTTCGAGGCGCCCCACCGCACGCAGGCGGCGCTCGAGGCGCTGGCGGGGGCGTTCGGGGCGGACCGGCGGGCCGCCGTGTGCCGTGAGCTGACCAAGACGTACGAGGAGGTCGTGCGCGGCCCGCTCGGCGAGCTCGCCGCCTGGGCCGCGCAGGGCGTGCGCGGCGAGGTCACGCTCGTCGTGGAGGGGGCGCCGCCGGCGCCGCCCGAGAGCGACCCCGGGGAGCTGGCCCGCCGGGTCGCCGTGCGCGAGGGCGCCGGCGAGCGGCGCAAGGAGGCGATCGCCGCGGTCGCCGCCGAGGCGGGCGTGCCCAAGCGCGCGGTGTTCGACGCCGTGGTCGCCGCCAAGGCGGCGGACGGGGCCCGCGCCGGCGCTCCCTAG
- a CDS encoding dolichyl-phosphate-mannose--protein mannosyltransferase, whose translation MERVPSTSLEPPAAPTAPAAPDARPARPARVRRGARDRLLTPLPAERPWSWLGPLLVAAVAGGIRSWRLGTPGELVFDEVYYADQARDLLRHGTEVTDAGAPEFVVHPPLGKWLIGLGEQVLGYDPVGWRVVVALLGTLSVLVLARAGRRLLRSTLLGCTAGLLLAVDGLHVVHSRTALLDVILGTFVLCAFACLLVDRDRVRERLAAALPLDAARYGPPLGLRPWRLAAGVLLGAACATKWSGLFFLAAFGLLTVLWDVGARRAAGVRRPWGGALLRDAAPAAASLVLTSAVLYVTSWAGWFAAGPDRAYGRDWAAGQPGSWLPASVRSWLHLQAQMLQVNQDLSTPHPYESNPWGWLVLARPVSFYYETPEPGTPGCGDADSCSQAVTGLGTPALWWAAVAALAVLLVLWAGARDWRAGAVLCGVAAGWLPWFAYQDRTIYSFYAVAFVPFLVLAVVLVLGMVVGPPGAPPRRRRWGLALAGAYVLLVVVDFAWLYPVLTAEVVPYGSWYDRMWLRSWI comes from the coding sequence GTGGAGCGCGTGCCGTCGACCTCCCTCGAGCCGCCGGCGGCGCCCACGGCGCCGGCCGCGCCGGACGCCCGGCCCGCCCGCCCCGCCCGGGTCCGGCGCGGCGCGCGCGACCGGCTGCTGACGCCCCTGCCCGCCGAGCGCCCCTGGTCGTGGCTGGGCCCGCTGCTCGTGGCGGCGGTCGCCGGCGGCATCCGCTCCTGGCGGCTCGGCACCCCGGGCGAGCTCGTCTTCGACGAGGTCTACTACGCCGACCAGGCGCGCGACCTGCTGCGCCACGGCACCGAGGTCACCGACGCGGGCGCCCCGGAGTTCGTCGTGCACCCGCCGCTCGGCAAGTGGCTCATCGGGCTCGGCGAGCAGGTGCTCGGCTACGACCCCGTCGGCTGGCGGGTCGTCGTGGCGCTCCTGGGCACCCTCTCGGTCCTCGTCCTCGCCCGCGCCGGGCGGCGCCTCCTCCGCTCGACCCTGCTGGGGTGCACCGCGGGGCTGCTGCTCGCGGTGGACGGCCTGCACGTGGTGCACAGCCGCACCGCGCTGCTCGACGTCATCCTCGGCACCTTCGTGCTCTGCGCGTTCGCCTGCCTGCTCGTCGACCGCGACCGGGTGCGCGAGCGGCTGGCGGCGGCGCTGCCCCTCGACGCCGCGCGGTACGGCCCCCCGCTGGGCCTGCGCCCGTGGCGCCTGGCTGCCGGGGTCCTGCTCGGCGCCGCCTGCGCGACGAAGTGGAGCGGCCTCTTCTTCCTCGCGGCCTTCGGGCTGCTGACGGTGCTGTGGGACGTGGGCGCCCGCCGCGCCGCGGGCGTGCGCCGCCCCTGGGGCGGGGCGCTCCTGCGCGACGCCGCCCCGGCCGCGGCCTCGCTCGTGCTGACCTCCGCCGTCCTCTACGTCACCTCCTGGGCGGGCTGGTTCGCCGCCGGGCCCGACCGGGCGTACGGGCGGGACTGGGCGGCCGGGCAGCCGGGCTCCTGGCTGCCCGCGAGCGTCCGCTCCTGGCTGCACCTGCAGGCGCAGATGCTGCAGGTCAACCAGGACCTCTCGACCCCGCACCCGTACGAGTCGAACCCCTGGGGCTGGCTCGTCCTGGCGCGCCCGGTGTCCTTCTACTACGAGACGCCCGAGCCGGGCACGCCGGGCTGCGGCGACGCCGACAGCTGCTCGCAGGCGGTGACGGGGCTGGGGACGCCGGCGCTGTGGTGGGCGGCGGTCGCCGCCCTCGCCGTGCTCCTCGTGCTCTGGGCGGGGGCGCGGGACTGGCGGGCCGGCGCCGTGCTGTGCGGGGTCGCGGCGGGCTGGCTGCCGTGGTTCGCGTACCAGGACCGGACGATCTACTCGTTCTACGCGGTGGCCTTCGTGCCGTTCCTCGTGCTCGCCGTGGTCCTCGTGCTGGGGATGGTGGTCGGGCCGCCGGGCGCGCCGCCGCGGCGGCGCCGCTGGGGGCTCGCCCTCGCGGGGGCGTACGTGCTGCTCGTCGTCGTCGACTTCGCCTGGCTCTACCCCGTGCTCACCGCCGAGGTCGTGCCGTACGGCTCCTGGTACGACCGGATGTGGCTGCGCAGCTGGATCTGA
- a CDS encoding PKD domain-containing protein, which translates to MNSLRRAAGAALAGLLLPLTAVAAPAATAGPAAAAQPVPAHGARLVPDKPRADTPRILDGEIWDIEVVPRLDRAFVAGSFTRVQDTRGTTTVLNQAGLLSFDLSTGLLDRGFRPTFDGAVSAVEATPDGTGLFVAGSFGRVGGVQRQKVARLDLATGAPVAAFDTSRSTNNQATALAATDTTLYVGGRFTRVNGAARTGLAALSTATGAVDPGFDNSISGGTGVGGTLTVQQLELTHDDRRLVVVHTGRQVAGQDRLAVAMVDTATKRLLPWRTRLWDENLARVGGVVRAYAADVAPDDTYFVVASGSGGDTPPVNDTVVAYPLEGGDDVRPLWVHRAFDSIYSVAVSESAVYLGGHFSWNESPTADVPWPGLDDVGYGTGQGLSGYGLGDQVVRRDHIGALDPRTGTALEWNPGSTSFEGNKAMEVTPRGLLVGGDGMFQGGVRTGRVAVYDFATVPAPALPDTTIAAPLEGRVLTAGTPTTLTGTATVAAGRTVREVQVEVQDRDTKQFLQDDLVTWGAANTLPAVLGAGTTSRPWSLPLTLTGNHALQVTAKAVDSRGSADRTKAVKKAESFSFDDQTPATSVTGPSGVQTTTTLTLTGTATDDRGVTALTYWFRDAQGRYLQPDGSLSEVYSTFRGQPDVVGATSATWSYEVTLPHEGVWRASATAIDTAGQADLRSATRDITVDATAVAPVVAVEEPVAMVPPFTVPAVAVQPGAPLRLAGTATDDTRVRSVEVSLRNSTTGEVLAADGSWGTGLVAGWHRVSPADVAAVSYRWAWTTPALSPGTYSFAVRATDDEGLVTATAGQGRLTLSATVPGDAPPDGLLAVTGTQVPAGPHLDLAGTASDDKGVAAVQVRVLDDDTGRYLKADGSFSSGAASVPAVLAAPGATSTAWSLPVDLPGAGDYRVTVLAVDTAGQQDPSGATATYRYYPGDLPPTFEAALGAPVDGAVFDDGRVVVTGRAVDDVSVARVEVGLVDAAGRWMSSTGTFTSTAASWRSAFLTSPGSQGSNYSWTSPVVPVGTYSVQVRATDGHGFVSEPRAATGIVVRQPANQPPVARATASCAQNVCSFDARSSTDEDVAGLTYAWSFGTTSGPVVGGTGPVPVKTYATPGTFTATLTVTDRWRATSTTSLQVAVAEPAGNTAPVPTFTTGCLALSCSVSSTGTRDPDAGDVVAYRWDWGDGTAASTGATPSAHRYARTGTYVVTLTATDGWGRAASTTRTVVLAEPATNAPPVPTFTATCTGLVCRFDAAGTVDPQGDAVAYAWAWGNGTSTSGGATQTRTYAAAGTYTVVLTATDAWGRSATTSRQVTAG; encoded by the coding sequence ATGAACTCGCTCCGCCGCGCCGCAGGCGCAGCCCTCGCCGGGCTGCTCCTGCCGCTGACCGCCGTCGCCGCTCCCGCGGCGACCGCCGGCCCGGCCGCCGCCGCGCAGCCGGTCCCGGCGCACGGGGCCCGGCTCGTGCCGGACAAGCCCCGCGCGGACACCCCGCGCATCCTCGACGGCGAGATCTGGGACATCGAGGTCGTGCCCCGGCTCGACCGGGCGTTCGTCGCCGGGTCGTTCACCCGGGTCCAGGACACCCGGGGCACGACGACCGTGCTCAACCAGGCCGGGCTGCTCAGCTTCGACCTGTCGACGGGGCTGCTCGACCGCGGGTTCCGGCCGACCTTCGACGGGGCGGTGAGCGCCGTGGAGGCCACGCCCGACGGCACCGGGCTCTTCGTGGCCGGCTCCTTCGGCAGGGTCGGGGGCGTCCAGCGGCAGAAGGTCGCCCGCCTCGACCTCGCCACGGGCGCGCCCGTCGCGGCCTTCGACACCAGCCGCAGCACCAACAACCAGGCGACCGCGCTGGCGGCGACGGACACCACGCTGTACGTCGGCGGGCGCTTCACCCGGGTCAACGGGGCGGCGCGCACCGGGCTGGCCGCGCTGAGCACGGCGACCGGGGCGGTCGACCCCGGGTTCGACAACTCGATCTCCGGCGGCACCGGCGTCGGGGGCACCCTCACGGTGCAGCAGCTCGAGCTCACGCACGACGACCGGCGGCTCGTCGTCGTGCACACCGGCCGCCAGGTCGCCGGGCAGGACCGGCTGGCCGTGGCGATGGTCGACACCGCGACCAAGCGGCTGCTGCCCTGGCGCACCCGGCTGTGGGACGAGAACCTCGCCCGCGTCGGCGGCGTGGTGCGGGCGTACGCCGCGGACGTGGCGCCCGACGACACGTACTTCGTCGTGGCGAGCGGGTCGGGCGGCGACACCCCGCCGGTCAACGACACCGTCGTGGCGTACCCGCTGGAGGGCGGCGACGACGTCCGGCCGCTGTGGGTGCACCGGGCCTTCGACAGCATCTACTCGGTCGCCGTGAGCGAGTCCGCGGTGTACCTCGGCGGGCACTTCAGCTGGAACGAGTCCCCCACCGCGGACGTGCCGTGGCCGGGCCTGGACGACGTCGGGTACGGCACCGGCCAGGGCCTGTCCGGCTACGGCCTCGGCGACCAGGTGGTCCGCCGGGACCACATCGGCGCGCTGGACCCGCGCACGGGCACGGCGCTGGAGTGGAACCCGGGCTCGACGAGCTTCGAGGGCAACAAGGCCATGGAGGTCACGCCGCGCGGGCTCCTCGTCGGCGGCGACGGGATGTTCCAGGGCGGGGTCCGCACCGGGCGGGTCGCCGTCTACGACTTCGCGACGGTGCCGGCGCCGGCGCTGCCCGACACGACGATCGCGGCACCCCTCGAGGGGCGGGTGCTCACCGCCGGGACGCCGACGACGCTCACCGGCACCGCGACGGTGGCCGCCGGCCGCACCGTGCGCGAGGTCCAGGTCGAGGTCCAGGACCGGGACACCAAGCAGTTCCTCCAGGACGACCTCGTGACCTGGGGCGCGGCCAACACGCTGCCCGCGGTCCTCGGCGCGGGCACGACGAGCCGGCCGTGGTCGCTGCCGCTGACCCTGACCGGCAACCACGCGCTGCAGGTGACGGCGAAGGCGGTGGACAGCCGCGGCTCGGCCGACAGGACCAAGGCGGTGAAGAAGGCCGAGTCCTTCAGCTTCGACGACCAGACGCCGGCGACGTCCGTCACCGGCCCGAGCGGCGTGCAGACCACGACGACCCTGACCCTCACCGGGACCGCGACCGACGACCGCGGGGTCACCGCGCTGACGTACTGGTTCCGCGACGCCCAGGGCCGCTACCTGCAGCCCGACGGCAGCCTCAGCGAGGTCTACAGCACCTTCCGCGGCCAGCCCGACGTGGTCGGCGCGACGAGCGCGACGTGGTCGTACGAGGTCACGCTGCCGCACGAGGGCGTGTGGCGGGCCAGCGCCACCGCCATCGACACCGCGGGCCAGGCGGACCTGCGCAGCGCCACCCGCGACATCACCGTCGACGCCACGGCGGTCGCCCCCGTGGTGGCCGTCGAGGAGCCCGTCGCGATGGTGCCGCCGTTCACGGTGCCCGCCGTCGCGGTGCAGCCCGGCGCACCCCTGCGCCTCGCCGGCACCGCGACCGACGACACGCGGGTCCGCTCGGTCGAGGTCAGCCTGCGCAACAGCACCACCGGCGAGGTCCTCGCCGCCGACGGCAGCTGGGGCACCGGTCTCGTCGCGGGGTGGCACCGGGTCTCGCCGGCCGACGTGGCCGCGGTCAGCTACCGCTGGGCCTGGACGACGCCCGCGCTCTCGCCGGGGACCTACTCCTTCGCCGTGCGGGCCACCGACGACGAGGGGCTCGTCACCGCGACCGCCGGGCAGGGCCGGCTGACGCTCAGCGCGACCGTGCCCGGGGACGCCCCGCCGGACGGCCTGCTGGCGGTGACCGGCACGCAGGTGCCCGCCGGCCCGCACCTCGACCTGGCCGGCACGGCGAGCGACGACAAGGGCGTCGCGGCGGTGCAGGTCCGCGTGCTCGACGACGACACCGGGCGCTACCTCAAGGCCGACGGCTCGTTCTCCTCCGGCGCCGCGTCCGTGCCGGCCGTCCTCGCCGCGCCCGGCGCGACGAGCACCGCGTGGAGCCTGCCGGTCGACCTGCCGGGGGCCGGCGACTACCGGGTCACGGTGCTCGCGGTCGACACGGCCGGGCAGCAGGACCCCTCGGGGGCCACCGCGACCTACCGGTACTACCCCGGCGACCTGCCGCCGACGTTCGAGGCGGCCCTGGGCGCCCCCGTCGACGGGGCGGTCTTCGACGACGGGCGCGTGGTCGTCACCGGGCGGGCCGTGGACGACGTGAGCGTCGCGCGGGTCGAGGTGGGCCTCGTCGACGCGGCCGGGCGCTGGATGTCCTCGACCGGCACCTTCACGAGCACCGCGGCCAGCTGGCGCTCGGCCTTCCTCACGAGCCCCGGCAGCCAGGGGTCCAACTACTCCTGGACGAGCCCGGTGGTGCCGGTCGGCACGTACAGCGTGCAGGTCCGCGCCACCGACGGGCACGGCTTCGTCAGCGAGCCTCGCGCGGCCACCGGCATCGTCGTGCGCCAGCCGGCGAACCAGCCGCCGGTCGCCCGCGCCACCGCGAGCTGCGCGCAGAACGTCTGCTCGTTCGACGCCCGCTCGTCCACCGACGAGGACGTGGCCGGGCTGACCTACGCGTGGTCCTTCGGCACCACGAGCGGCCCGGTCGTCGGGGGCACGGGGCCGGTCCCCGTCAAGACGTACGCGACCCCGGGCACCTTCACCGCCACCCTGACCGTCACCGACCGGTGGCGGGCGACCTCGACGACGAGCCTGCAGGTGGCGGTCGCGGAGCCGGCGGGCAACACCGCGCCGGTGCCGACCTTCACCACCGGCTGCCTCGCCCTGTCGTGCAGCGTGAGCAGCACGGGCACGAGGGACCCCGACGCGGGGGACGTCGTGGCGTACCGCTGGGACTGGGGCGACGGCACCGCCGCGAGCACCGGCGCCACCCCGTCGGCGCACCGCTACGCCCGCACCGGCACGTACGTCGTCACGCTCACCGCCACCGACGGCTGGGGGCGCGCCGCGTCGACCACCCGCACGGTGGTGCTCGCCGAGCCGGCCACCAACGCACCGCCCGTCCCCACCTTCACCGCGACGTGCACCGGGCTCGTGTGCCGGTTCGACGCGGCCGGCACGGTCGACCCGCAGGGCGACGCGGTGGCGTACGCCTGGGCCTGGGGCAACGGCACGTCCACCAGCGGCGGCGCGACGCAGACGAGGACCTACGCGGCGGCGGGGACGTACACGGTGGTGCTCACCGCCACCGACGCCTGGGGCCGCTCCGCGACCACCTCGCGGCAGGTGACCGCCGGCTGA